The following proteins are encoded in a genomic region of Lutra lutra chromosome 16, mLutLut1.2, whole genome shotgun sequence:
- the HSD17B1 gene encoding 17-beta-hydroxysteroid dehydrogenase type 1 isoform X1 — MDRTVVLITGCSSGIGLHLALRLASDPSRSFKVYATLRDLRAQGPLWEAARSRGCPPGSLETLQLDVRDADSVAAARARVTEGRVDVLVCNAGRGLLGPLEVHTAGAVGSVLDVNVAGTVRTLQAFLPDMKRRRSGRVLVTGSMGGLMGLPFNAVYCASKFAIEGLCESLAVLLPPFGVHVSLIECGPVRTAFLEKLEGVAGGVLDGADAETRHLFSRYQRHLERIFREAAQDPEEVTEVFLAALRAPRPALRYFSTESFLPLAHLRLADPSGCSYVAAMHRAVFADEPAEEPTDAAPGGPALRAPPAAAAPQ, encoded by the exons ATGGACCGCACCGTGGTGCTCATCACCGGCTGTTCCTCCGGCATCGGCCTGCACCTGGCCCTGCGTTTGGCGTCCGACCCCTCCCGGAGCTTCAAAG TGTATGCCACGCTGCGGGACCTGAGGGCGCAGGGCCCGCTGTGGGAGGCAGCCCGGTCCCGAGGGTGCCCTCCTGGCTCCCTGGAGACGTTGCAGCTGGACGTGAGGGACGCGGATTCTGTGGCCGCTGCCCGGGCACGCGTGACCGAGGGCCGCGTGGACGTGCTGG TGTGTAATGCGGGGCGGGGTCTGCTCGGGCCTCTGGAGGTGCATACGGCTGGCGCAGTGGGGTCCGTGCTGGACGTGAACGTGGCCGGGACCGTGCGGACACTGCAGGCCTTCCTGCCCGACATGAAGCGCCGCCGCTCGGGACGCGTCCTGGTGACCGGGAGCATGGGCGGCTTGATGG GGCTGCCGTTCAACGCGGTTTACTGCGCCAGCAAGTTCGCGATCGAAGGTCTGTGCGAGAGTCTGGCGGTTCTCCTGCCTCCCTTCGGGGTCCA CGTGAGCCTCATCGAGTGCGGCCCGGTGCGCACCGCCTTCCTGGAGAAGCTGGAGGGCGTCGCGGGCGGGGTGCTGGACGGCGCGGACGCCGAGACCCGCCACCTCTTCTCCCGCTACCAGCGCCATCTGGAGCGGATCTTCCGCGAGGCGGCGCAGGACCCGGAGGAGGTGACCGAG GTCTTCCTCGCCGCGCTGCGCGCCCCGCGGCCCGCGCTGCGCTACTTCAGCACCGAGAGCTTCCTGCCCCTGGCGCACCTGCGCCTGGCCGACCCCAGCGGCTGCAGCTACGTCGCCGCCATGCACCGCGCGGTGTTCGCCGACGAGCCCGCGGAGGAGCCGACCGATGCTGCCCCAGGCGGCCCCGCGCTCCGCgctcctcccgccgccgccgccccgcaaTAA
- the HSD17B1 gene encoding 17-beta-hydroxysteroid dehydrogenase type 1 isoform X2 has protein sequence MDRTVVLITGCSSGIGLHLALRLASDPSRSFKVYATLRDLRAQGPLWEAARSRGCPPGSLETLQLDVRDADSVAAARARVTEGRVDVLVCNAGRGLLGPLEVHTAGAVGSVLDVNVAGTVRTLQAFLPDMKRRRSGRVLVTGSMGGLMGLPFNAVYCASKFAIEGLCESLAVLLPPFGVHVSLIECGPVRTAFLEKLEGVAGGVLDGADAETRHLFSRYQRHLERIFREAAQDPEEVFLAALRAPRPALRYFSTESFLPLAHLRLADPSGCSYVAAMHRAVFADEPAEEPTDAAPGGPALRAPPAAAAPQ, from the exons ATGGACCGCACCGTGGTGCTCATCACCGGCTGTTCCTCCGGCATCGGCCTGCACCTGGCCCTGCGTTTGGCGTCCGACCCCTCCCGGAGCTTCAAAG TGTATGCCACGCTGCGGGACCTGAGGGCGCAGGGCCCGCTGTGGGAGGCAGCCCGGTCCCGAGGGTGCCCTCCTGGCTCCCTGGAGACGTTGCAGCTGGACGTGAGGGACGCGGATTCTGTGGCCGCTGCCCGGGCACGCGTGACCGAGGGCCGCGTGGACGTGCTGG TGTGTAATGCGGGGCGGGGTCTGCTCGGGCCTCTGGAGGTGCATACGGCTGGCGCAGTGGGGTCCGTGCTGGACGTGAACGTGGCCGGGACCGTGCGGACACTGCAGGCCTTCCTGCCCGACATGAAGCGCCGCCGCTCGGGACGCGTCCTGGTGACCGGGAGCATGGGCGGCTTGATGG GGCTGCCGTTCAACGCGGTTTACTGCGCCAGCAAGTTCGCGATCGAAGGTCTGTGCGAGAGTCTGGCGGTTCTCCTGCCTCCCTTCGGGGTCCA CGTGAGCCTCATCGAGTGCGGCCCGGTGCGCACCGCCTTCCTGGAGAAGCTGGAGGGCGTCGCGGGCGGGGTGCTGGACGGCGCGGACGCCGAGACCCGCCACCTCTTCTCCCGCTACCAGCGCCATCTGGAGCGGATCTTCCGCGAGGCGGCGCAGGACCCGGAGGAG GTCTTCCTCGCCGCGCTGCGCGCCCCGCGGCCCGCGCTGCGCTACTTCAGCACCGAGAGCTTCCTGCCCCTGGCGCACCTGCGCCTGGCCGACCCCAGCGGCTGCAGCTACGTCGCCGCCATGCACCGCGCGGTGTTCGCCGACGAGCCCGCGGAGGAGCCGACCGATGCTGCCCCAGGCGGCCCCGCGCTCCGCgctcctcccgccgccgccgccccgcaaTAA